ttcatggcCAACTACGGAGGAAATAGAGCCCACTAATACTTAAACAACAGCGAAGTGCTAAATGCCCAACAGAGGGCAGAGACGGTGATTCAGAAGCTTAACCAGCACCCAAAATAGCCAACTCTTGGGCTATAATTAAAATTAGACAAAAGAGATTATTTAGCTATCCTACCACACACTCATAGTTTGCAGGATAGAGTTAGACTAAGCCACTGTCAGCCTCTCTGGAACAGCAAATGAAGTGTTTtgaacattcaaaaaaaaaagccatcgtATAAACCCTTCTCCATTTCTCTACATGCAAGCCTTTCTTCTTCCAAATTCATGTATTTTTGTCAGAATTTACTGCGTACTTTGTGTTTGGCGGTTGTGTGcctgggggtgggaagaggtGAAGGTGACTGCTGCACAGCCAATGAGTACGAACTGCAGAGCCTAGACCCAGTTTGCTAACAGTCAGGCCTACGAGGCAGTACAAGTATTAGCACAGTGcttacaaggaagagaaaaactggAATAAGCCATATTTGATAGCACCTGTTAtacctcaaataaaaaaaaagggggggaaccTCTATGGACCAATGGCTGGGATTCAGAAAATGCCTAACTAtacaaaataagtctttaaagGACATTTTTATAATAGGATTTTACTCCGTAGCAAGtgcataataaagaaaaaaaagttgatgttGAGGAATACCCCTTTGGGATTTTTCCCAGTTACCCTGGCATGAAAGGTACATCCTCTGAATAACCAATACAAAGGCGGTGGCACAACAGAGACTTCGTGTTTGCTTTCTAGAAATTCCACTGCCTCTTGACACAATGGCCTAGCTTTGGCGTAACAAAGGATGCCAAACTTCAAAGCAAAACGAAAGACATTTTCAAACAGGGCAAATGTTCAGTTCTGAACTTCCCGATGTGGTTAGCATTCCAAGCAAACTCAAACAGGAAGAGGTAAAATCTTCTTTACTCCGGCACCCTGAGCACAGCTGTGGTCCACCTCTTCATTTCCTGTTCTCAAGGCAGAGGGAAGGTTTCCACTCTGTCAAGGCAGAGTTAACCAGTGTGTAGCGAGCAGTGCCCCCTTACTTGAGGGCTTCCAGACTACAGCTCAGCCGCCTTGCTCTGTGGGTCACATGTAGTCCTGAAGCATGTACCATGTAATGGAAAGCCaagtttcaaaattaaaaaaggagCCAGTCACAATCCTGAGTGCTGTCACGGAGGCAATAGggcattcaaataaaaaaataataaacacaatgTCTACATAGTCCGTGGCAGGgcttaaagatgaaaataaaaatttcaattacaAAAGGGGTTCATCAACACCCAGAGATTGAGCTGCCTACCTGGAGCGGAGGCTTACCTGGAAATCCAATTCTTTTGAGGGCCTATACATGGCAATTGGCAAAAAACATGatagaacaaaacaaatcaattcctttcttttttgaaaatggcTCTTAAGAAAGAGCTTGAAGTTAGTCCTTTGTCCATGGTCTTGCCTATTCAGCCATCCAGAGCTTGAAGGTCCTGTCATATGAGCAAGTGGCTATGAGCTGCCCATCAGAAGAAATGTCTAGGCCCATCACTTTGCCTTCATGGCCAGCCAGAGTCTTCAGTGGGGACCAGCCTGGGTGGGTCCAGATCTTGGCGGTGTTATCATAAGCACCAGTGAGCAAGAAATTCCCATGGATAGctttaagagaaaagaaggggagCTGCTTGAGGAATTCAAGTATCAAGTATTTCCCCATTTGGAAAAGCCCAATATTCTCATCTACATTCCTATGAGGCCTCCAGGGAAAAAGGACTACAGACTTAGAAAATGAATAACATTATTAAGGTCCTCTGGCTCTTTCCCTGACAATCTTTTCAGAGTAACATTACGGATTCACTGCTTATaactttagggaaaaaatgaCTCAAAGCATTTACGGAAATCTTTACTTCCCAAAACAGGAAGCATGCTGTGCCATAGCTGTCCAAAAATATGGCAGAGGGAAGGAACTTATAATGTGCTCTTTTTTCAACAGAGGCCAAATTCTCCCTTATTCTGCATGCAAGTTAAGCTAAAGCATGGCCTGCATTCCATGGCAGTGCAATGTCTGTCCTGTGATTAGGCAAAAAGGGGGAAAGCTTACGCTCAAACTTGACACCAGTCACTAAGTTCTGATGGGCAGGGATGGTATAGACACAACGCCGCTGTCGAAGGTCCCACACTTTGCATGTGTTGTCACCACTGCCAGTTGCAATGTGGTAGCTACGATCAGATGTAGTGTCCAAGTTAGAAACAAAGGTACATTCTGACCAGTAATCTTTCCCACCCCTCAATCAATGAGTTTATTTTACCCATTGGGGGAGAAATTTATTCCATAGATTTCCTTCAGGTGGCCTTCTAAGAACATGATACATCGTCCTGTGCGCAGGTCCCAAACACGACCAAATGCATCCAGTCCCCTGACAAAATAATTTGTAAGTGAATATTTTGAATCCATTTCTCTGTGGAAGCAGGGATACATAACGGGTGAACTACTGAGCTGCCCCTGGCTAGGTGGAAGAAGGCTTACCCAGTGCCAGCCAAAGAGCCATCTTGATGGAAGGCAATGTCATACACGCCCATGCTGTGGCCTTCCTGATGCAGGATCTCTTCTTGAGCCTCCAAATCCCATAAGCGCCATGAGCGGTCATAGctacaaaaaaaatcaaaccaacaatGAACAGGCAAATATTCAGTTTCTACAATGTGTAAAGTACTATAAACACCTGCAGCTTAAATTATGCTTCtgatgaggcacctgggtggctcagccggttaagcacatgccttcagctcaggttacgatcccagTGTCAGGcgctctgctctgaggggagcctgctgttacctctccctctgcttgtgtccctctTTACTATTCATACAACCAtattaacaaaaaattttttctggCATAAAAAAATACCTCAACAACTAAGCATATCTGTCTGAGTGCTACCTGGGAAACCATGGACTTCCTACAGATTTATTTCAGTGgctattttaagaatataattcCCTAAGAATGGCCCAGCAGAGACTGCTGTCGTCTTTCTCAATTCCACTGTTAAGTCTTTTCACTCACTGAGTATTCTGGGGGCCTTAAACTGATGTTGGGGATACAAAAATCAGCCATAAGGaaatagatcaatgcaacagatgAGAGTATAGGAAGACACCCACACATTTTTTTGTGGGTCACTTAGTGTGGTTCATTTAATGAGGCCACTAAAGCAATTTCAACAGGAAAAcaaagtctcttcaataactggTGGTAgacgggtgcctggctggctcagctggtggaacATGCGACTCCTCTCACggtcgtgagttcgagctccatgttgggtgtagagattacttaaataaataaaacttactatttatttacttatttatttaaagagataaagtatgagggagtgggagagaatcttttttttttattttagagagagagcgagagacagaATGCACACGTGCCATGCGCGCacaagcaagagagggagagggaaagtgagagagaaactccagcagactccacactgagcctgactcggggctcaattccacaacccgaagttcacaacctaagccaaaaccaagagtcggggcacctgggtggctcaggtgattaagcatctgcctttagctcgggtcatgacccagagtcctgggactgagtcccatgttgggttccttgctcagtggagcgcctgcttcttcctctccctatgcCACTTCCCCgtttgtgtgttctctctctcaaataaataaataaaatctttaaaaacaaaaacaagtcaaaatcaagagttagatgttcaactgactgcacggcccaggggcccagggagagaatcttaagcagactctatgctgagcatagagcccggtatggggctcaatctcacaaccctgagatcatgacctgaaccgaaatcaagagtgggatgttcaactgaatgagccactcaggaatCCCTTAAATAgaacaaaactttaaaacaaaacaaaacaaaacactcacaacttaaaaaaccccaaaccaaaaaactACCCCTCAATAaacctcaaacaaacaaatacgtGGTGGCAGAACTGTGTGTAAAAATagtgtaaaaataaagaaaaaaaccccctcaattaaaaaaataggtaaagcATCTGGACACTGCACAGAGGAGCAtttacaaatggtcaataagcagATGATATAAATACCCAATACTATGAGTCATaagagtaataaaaattaaaactatgaaatttCACTATGCACTTGACAGAATAGCCAAAATGGTAAAACTGACAACACGAAATGCTGGCATGGATGTGAAGCAAGCAGAATTCTGGGAATGTGAAATATACAACCAATCTGAAAAACCAGCTGggagttttaaaaaagttaaacatacagcTACTCTATGACCTAGCTACCGCATCCTTGGTTATTCATTcaagagaaagtaaagaaaaacatgTCTGCCAAAAACATTGCACAAGAGTATTTAGAGCACCTTTATTCTGACTGACCCAAACCTGGAAAAGTCCCAAACATCCATCACAGGAGAATGGATGAACTGTGGCAGAGCCACACAACTGAATACTCCTCGGCTATAAAAAGGAACTACTGATACACGTGACATATatgaccctccccccccccccaccttttttgagagagagggggaaagagagagtgagagagagaatctcaagcaggttccatgtccagcacggagcctgatgtggggctcaatctcatgaccctgggatcatgaactgagttgaaaggaagagccagatgctcaactgagccacctaggtgccctgaaatGAATCCTACaaacattatgctaagcgaaagaaGTTAGGAACAAACAAGTTCACAGAGTATGAACAGACCAAATTAATTTACGTTCATAGAAATTATTAACAGTGGAAGGGGGAGTCCCCTGCAAAGGGGCATGAGGAAACTTTCCAGGGTGATGGAAATAGTCCGTTGACAGGGATGTGGGTTACCTGAGCATATGCATTTGAactgtacactgaaaataaatctaTTCCATTGCATGTAAATTGTATCTCAGTTAAAGAGTTCTTTAATATGGTGCCTGGGagctcagttaggtgtctgactcttggtttctggtcAGGTGATGAtttcaggatcttgagatcaggtcccaaattgggctctgcactcagcaggaagtctgcctgtccctctccctctgctccttcccacacttgcgttctctctcaaataaatacagtctttaaaaggaaaaaaaaaaaaaaaagattctcaggtgcctgggtggctcagtcagttaagtgtctgcctttggctcagatcatgatcctggagtcctgggatggaaccctgcatggggctccctgctcagtagaagtctgcttctccctctccccttctccgtctctctctcaaataaataaataaaatcttaaaaaaaaaaaatcctttgggcgcctgggtggttcagtcagttaagcatctgccttaagctcaggttatgatcacagggtcctgggatggagccccatgtctgactccctactcagtggggagtctgcttcttgctctctctctgcctctccgcttgctcgtgctctctctcaaatcaataaataaaatcttttaccaaaaaaaaaaaaaaaagtatttaacagATTCTGTCCTTAATGAGCTTGCAgaaccagaaagggagaaaatttaattttttttgaagatttatttttttatttgacagatacagatcacaagtaggcagagagagagagagagagagagagagagagagaggaggaagcaggctccctgctgagcagagagcatgatgcggagcttgatcccagaaccctggaatcatggcccaagccaaaggcagaggcttcaacccactgagccaccaaggtgcccctaaattttttttttaagtaatctctacactcaatgtgggccttgaacttaaaaccccaagatcaagagctgtatggtttactgactaagccagccagatgccccagaaagGGAGACCAACTTGTAAGCAAAGAGATTTCAATACAATgtgcagtggaaaaaaaaacaaaaacaaaaaacaccagtaGGATTGGTCAAGAAAGAGAAGAgtgaaaattctaattttctgGCAATTACTGAAATTTCAGATTAACTGAAGTTTAAAAGCAAATATACTTGATCCAAACTTTATCATATATTCTAATTCTGATTCACTGCAGCCCAAGAAAATCCTACTTGAAGATCTCTGGTCTGAAAATTTCCTTGGCAGTTAGTTGTCAGGGTTAACAGGATGCCACAGGTCTGTATGGATAGAATAGAAAGAGGATGGCTTACCAGGTGGTGCCCAAGAAACGCCCTGATGGATGCCACATTACACGGGCCACACGCACTGTATGGCCTTCAATATCTGCCACTGGTTCATCACTGAAAAAGAATCAATAGAAGGGAATAAACTACTTTCTAGTCATAAATGTTCACTGAATTTATTAACTGTTGTGACAGACACACTCATTCTGTAGATTTAAAAGGCCAAATTTTAACTAAACTCAGTTAAAAATAcagggctaaaaaaaaaatgtagggttAACAATTTATGTTACTTCCCAAAGTCTTAAAAGATTTGGGGCTATTTCCTGTGCTCACAGGTAGTCTTCCTGCGCCGCCTGTAGTACTTCAATACACACACTCTTGCTTTATCTCAATTCAATATGCTAATCAATGCTTAATGCTATGATCATTCAGGATTAGAGAACAATAAAGGATAATTCAGCCTAACAAGCAAAATAGTCTCTTTACACCAAAGGAGAGCTGAGATtctagaaagaaaacatattttgagAGGGATGCAAAGCTACAGAATCAAATAGTTTTGGTACAAGTGGATTAAAGATAAATTCGTCTCAAATTTTAGCTTGTTG
Above is a window of Meles meles chromosome 11, mMelMel3.1 paternal haplotype, whole genome shotgun sequence DNA encoding:
- the PRPF4 gene encoding U4/U6 small nuclear ribonucleoprotein Prp4 isoform X2, producing MLSFIFDRSGLCKLWSVPECNLLHTLRGHNTNVGAIVFHPKSTVSLDQKDVNLASCAADGSVKLWSLDSDEPVADIEGHTVRVARVMWHPSGRFLGTTCYDRSWRLWDLEAQEEILHQEGHSMGVYDIAFHQDGSLAGTGGLDAFGRVWDLRTGRCIMFLEGHLKEIYGINFSPNGYHIATGSGDNTCKVWDLRQRRCVYTIPAHQNLVTGVKFEPIHGNFLLTGAYDNTAKIWTHPGWSPLKTLAGHEGKVMGLDISSDGQLIATCSYDRTFKLWMAE